A stretch of DNA from Anopheles ziemanni chromosome 3, idAnoZiCoDA_A2_x.2, whole genome shotgun sequence:
atttgtttgcaaacaaacgtttttttaaatgcagtTTTGTCGAATAATATGGGacttttaaatgtttcgttttattttatgcaatTTATTTCGTGATTTtctaacaaaattaaacaattcagCTGATTTTCAATTCCTTCcgttaaataaaattgtatttcactacaaagaaaacataagatttgttgtttttttgtaaaattgcatcaaataatttgcatttatttcatGCACATTTTCGCAGAAATATGTTTAACTTTGGTACCCTTTGCCTCCAGCGGTAGTTAGAGCTTTGGCTCCGATCGGTATGTTATAAATTAACGCTCGTATCGCATCCGATTGGACCACAAGCGAtctttgatttcatttatGAGTTTAAAGTCTTTTTTGGCGAAGGTTTAACTATTGTTGCAATAGGCAAGCATTTCGATGGCACCAGGCATCATTTGTAACATAAAGTGAGCGACCCGTTGCTAGGCGGAAGTAGTATCGTATAATTAGACGAATTTTACTAACTGCAGATGTCCATCGCTGCCCCCGACGTAAACGGTAGTTTTCTCGGCACCGACAGCCACTGAGTTAATACAAACGCTATCAGAACCAACGACTACCTCGCCGGTAAGTTTCGGTTCTTGGGTGTCGATCCCGGACCACTGCTTCAACGCACCACCATAGCCGGCAGTGTACAGGTACTCGTCACTAGCACTCATGGCATTAATAATCATATTATGGGCATGCTGtatgttaaaaagaaaaagttgttgaatTATCGTCCAACCTAGGACTGACTCCGTTTTCTTACCTCTTTGGTCCATATCACGGGGTATTGATCTTTTCGGCTATTCTTTATCATGGTTATGCCGAGCCCATCGCGCGTAAGTATGGCCACATTACTGTACACACCATCTTCGGTGCAGTTACCGCACAGTTTCACCGGGCACTTGCCGGGGATGGAAGCTTTGGTCATAAAGCGGCCGGACGCAGATCCTTCGATGATCTCTGTCACCGTAAGATCATTGTCCCGAATCGAGTAGATTATGTTGTTCTGTATGGCCATCGAACGAACTTGCTCCACCACGTTAAACTTGTACTTGATGCGCTGATCGATCCACATGGTGATGATGCCTTTATCGTCGCCACTGTACAGGTTGTCGTTACGATCGACAAATAGGCATTCAATTTCATCGTTGCATTTCAGCAGCTCTTTGCATTCATCGCCGTTGACCGGATCGGTAAGGCATTTGATCGTCCCATCGCAGCTGCTGGTGTACATGCGCCCTTTTGAGTCAATGGCCATCGCGTAGATGTAAACTTCGTGAGGTGTGAGTTCCTTAAGCAGTCGCAAATCTTTGCTCCATACCTGCAACGtgaggaaattgtttttactttcggCAACTAAGCATAAAGGTAAAATTTTCTTGTGGCGTTTGTCAGATGATGTTGAAACTTTTatcttcaaaaacaaaagagatAACCGGTATCTGTATCTGGATAaaatgctttttgtttttgatatgcAAGCTGGCAGTTTGTCAAGTCTCTTTGATTTCAAGCAGAACAAAATGCTCGAAATAAAAAGCTAATTTTAGCATGCCCATTTCGTCATCGAGCAGCCAATGTAACCCACGCAACatcgaaaacaaaccatttatGGTTAAATCAAGGGAATCACAACCATACCTTAACTTTGCCGTCTCCGCCAGCACTAAATACGTGATCGTTATGGTACAGAACTGCGGTTATATCACTGCTGTGTTTATCCGAATCGgatgatattttttccaccgttgCTGGCATTTTCGGAGGCGAAGTATCTGTTCCGCAACGACAACAAAGTCAACAAACTTTTCAGATGGCACAACGTGAGCTTTTGGTAGCGGAATTGTCTCTGCGAAACTGCTCGTAAAACTGCTCAATCGCTGGACTACGCAGAGTGGAACTCTTATCAgcaaaacaccaaaacaaagCGATTTACTGTTACTTCTTTACTGTTGAAATGTGCAATCAGTATCTGCGATTAGGTACCCGCCGGGTATCGGCATcggattttattttgctgtgCAATTTTCGCTGCACTTTGCTGTCATTTGCGACGTCATATTCAGCTGTCATTTTAGATAGgtgcaaatttattttaacgatcattttgatgtttgaaatttttagcTCTTATTCAAAAGCGTTGAGTACAATTGTTTAACGTAAAATGTAATCTCTGGATATCAAACGGATTTGGTTCATAGCAATTTAGTTTACATTTTCCAAACCGTGGAGAGCAACCCATCAGCTAATGAGCTCAATGGTGCAGCACTTCCAACGTCATAACAATTGACACTGACAAAGAACAGCTGGTCgctgtaaacaaaaataatcataGCGATAATTTTCTGTACGCTTTTTTCCACTCAAGGTTGTGGTTTCGTACGAGTTGTACACGCTCAAAACCTATCAGAATTTTCTAAAATGTAACCGTTTCCTTACCACACTTTGAACAACAATCCCTCCCGTAGCCGACAAGTTTTTGGTTGTGTGTTATCTGTTTCGTGTTATTTGTATATCGAAGAATTTCAATCCATTATGGGAAGAAATGTACTCGCCAGCAGCTTACAGAATGCATCCTTTAGTATCATATTTCAGGTGAGGTGTATTGAGACCAAGAGGTCGTGTTGTGTTACCGGTGGCCCCCACATAGGCATCTTGTGTAATagtttattgaaaatgtatatcTTTCCAGATTATTTGCCGATGCATCACATTCGCGATAAATGCATTCATCGTGCGGAACGTGGGCAGAGAAGTGTTGGGAATTACCAACGTCCGTCTGTTACTGCTCGAGAGCACATTGCTTTTCCTCTCTAAGGAAGCGATCATACGATCGGCACTCAGCTCACGCCACAATAAGCAATGTAGTTGGGCACAACTGATTAATCAGCTATGGATCACGTAAGGACGAATAAACCATCCCGTCCTACTGCTACCGATTGTCTAATAACCATTTCGTTGCCTTACAGCGTACCGGTATGTTTTGCGCTGGCCATCCCGTGTCTGTATGTCTGGATCAATTGGCTTTCGTCGGTGGATGCCATCTACGCCGAGCAGTACCGGTTTGGGTGCTTCGCAATAGCGTTTGCTTGCATCATAGAACTTACCGCCGAAGCACCCATTTTCGTCGGTCAGGTGTTTTGCTTCGTGAAGCTTAAGGTTATTCTCGACACAGGGCATATTTTCATCCGATCGTTTATCTTTATCGCGATCGTGCTGCTCAATAAGGACATAACGATTTATGCGTTCGGAATCGCACAGATCACGAGCGCCTGTACGATCATTGCGGGAAACTATGCATTCTACTATTTCTACATACCGAAGCTGTTGCGGTATCGGGATGAGTTAAAAAAAGTGGACGATAAGTATATCTTACGTGAAAAGTATGGCCAACAGTATGAGAATATGGAAGATTTCCCGTTTGCCTCCATTAAACAAATGCTTCCAGGAGTTTTACCAAATCCGGTAGGTAAAAGACCATTGTTCAGCCGTATTCTTATTTATACTAACTGCCAAATTTTTATTCCCAGAATTCCGTCTTTAACTCAGATCTTCAATCGCTTGTGTTGAGTTTCGCCAAACAGGGTATATTGAAGCAAGTGCTGACCGAGGGAGAAAAGTACGTCATGTCCGTCAGCCCTGTGCTAACCTTCAGCGAGCAGGCAACGTACGACGTTGTGAATAATATGGGTAGCCTAGCGGCACGGTTCATCTTCCGACCGATCGAAGACAGCGCCTACTTCTACTTCACGCAGTCGATTGCACGCGACACAAGCCTCGCCCAGCAGAAGCGCGAAATCGTCCAGGAAACGTCCGACGTGCTCGCATACGTTCTTAAAACCGTCTCATCGATCGGACTGCTTGCATTTGTCTTCGCCCAAAGCTACTCTGGCACGGTGCTGCTTTTGTACGGCGGGGCAGACTTTGTAGAGGGTGGCCTACCGGAGCTACTGCTACGCTGGCATAGCTTGGCCATCGTTCTGCTCGCCCCGAACGGTATCACCGAGGGGTACATGTTCGCAACGAACACCGCCAAGCAGATTGACACGTACAACTACTACATGGCGTTCTTCTCCGTGACCTTTCTGCTGCTCTCGTACCAGCTGACGAATTGGTTCGGACCGGTCGGGTTCATACTGGCCAACTGCTGCAACATGAGCTTCCGCATCGGGTACAGCGTTTTCTACATCAACAAACACTTCCACCCGGTTGGTATGAGCCCGTTGCTAAAATCCTTGCCCGGTCCGATGTACCTGAGTGTGCTGATAGTATGTGGAATTGTATGCAAGATTTCCGAATCGTACTTCAGCGGTCGATCAATCCTGTGCCACCTGTTTATCGGGGCGCTCTGTACGGCGCTGTCGGTGGCCACGTGGAGTTTTGAAAACCGGGAACTCTTGCGCACGGGACTGGCACGGTATCGTACGCGTAAGCAAAGCCTTACTCCCGACGACGGCCCTAGCCGCTGAAGAATCCGAAGCGTACATCCCTTGCTCAACTTAAACCAAAGAAAGTAGAACAATATGTAGCTTCtctttttggttgttttacaCGTTCCTTACTAAAAAAGACGATCGACCATAGGACCTTTAACACTACGCACTGCAATATTGTCAATTGATTGCGCTTCTTTTTTACCACATCTTCCACGATGGCCTGAAAGGTCCAAATATAGTGAGCCTTTgcgttgttttccttctcctcaATAGAATTCCGTTAGCTTAACAAATCAAAACCAGCACCGCAGTTGGGAGTGTCGCACAGTTGTCCGGATAGTGAATGCAAAGTGTGATaatgagaaataaaatgtacTTGGACTACTCGCTTTCTCTTAAACTAGAgcctttttttaaagtactaTACTTATCGTAACCCTTAACGGCGTtcggaaaaaacacaaataataaGACAACAAGACAATCCTTTAAATTTACAATCGTAACTTAATTATTGGTGTGATTCATTCTGTTTtgcaatggttttttttttcttctgctagAGGGTTAATATTCTTGTTGATGCACATAGTTGAATTTTGCCGTTCACTCACAACACTTCCCTTTTTGCTTTTACCAAGTTTACGATATTGCCTTAATT
This window harbors:
- the LOC131289255 gene encoding protein RFT1 homolog, encoding MGRNVLASSLQNASFSIIFQIICRCITFAINAFIVRNVGREVLGITNVRLLLLESTLLFLSKEAIIRSALSSRHNKQCSWAQLINQLWITVPVCFALAIPCLYVWINWLSSVDAIYAEQYRFGCFAIAFACIIELTAEAPIFVGQVFCFVKLKVILDTGHIFIRSFIFIAIVLLNKDITIYAFGIAQITSACTIIAGNYAFYYFYIPKLLRYRDELKKVDDKYILREKYGQQYENMEDFPFASIKQMLPGVLPNPNSVFNSDLQSLVLSFAKQGILKQVLTEGEKYVMSVSPVLTFSEQATYDVVNNMGSLAARFIFRPIEDSAYFYFTQSIARDTSLAQQKREIVQETSDVLAYVLKTVSSIGLLAFVFAQSYSGTVLLLYGGADFVEGGLPELLLRWHSLAIVLLAPNGITEGYMFATNTAKQIDTYNYYMAFFSVTFLLLSYQLTNWFGPVGFILANCCNMSFRIGYSVFYINKHFHPVGMSPLLKSLPGPMYLSVLIVCGIVCKISESYFSGRSILCHLFIGALCTALSVATWSFENRELLRTGLARYRTRKQSLTPDDGPSR
- the LOC131287543 gene encoding uncharacterized protein LOC131287543 — translated: MPATVEKISSDSDKHSSDITAVLYHNDHVFSAGGDGKVKVWSKDLRLLKELTPHEVYIYAMAIDSKGRMYTSSCDGTIKCLTDPVNGDECKELLKCNDEIECLFVDRNDNLYSGDDKGIITMWIDQRIKYKFNVVEQVRSMAIQNNIIYSIRDNDLTVTEIIEGSASGRFMTKASIPGKCPVKLCGNCTEDGVYSNVAILTRDGLGITMIKNSRKDQYPVIWTKEHAHNMIINAMSASDEYLYTAGYGGALKQWSGIDTQEPKLTGEVVVGSDSVCINSVAVGAEKTTVYVGGSDGHLQLVKFV